In Salinibacterium sp. NK8237, the following proteins share a genomic window:
- a CDS encoding serine protein kinase RIO has translation MSHGDDFFVVPDLVFSAIEPGDDQRWSTWPSIIPSLRGPQPWPQWVVTSAGAIDTELGVLKSGKEADVFLIERAEPGGRSVLLAAKRYRGSETSDFRRSSQYTEGRRTRRSRDARALQKKSTYGRALSAGLWAGAEFSALSTLYQLGAPVPYPVQVDNTEVLMEFIGDGHVAAPRLAAVRADPRTITDLWAQVVELMRVFARAGFAHGDLSPYNLLVHAGRVMVIDVPQIVDIVSNPQGIELLERDCHNVCSWFLRHGVECDPAELAGELVAEAFGR, from the coding sequence ATGTCACACGGTGACGATTTTTTTGTTGTACCCGATTTAGTTTTTTCAGCGATCGAGCCTGGCGACGACCAGCGCTGGTCAACCTGGCCGTCGATTATCCCGTCGTTGCGCGGCCCGCAACCGTGGCCGCAGTGGGTTGTCACGTCGGCGGGCGCAATTGATACCGAGTTGGGCGTGCTCAAGTCGGGCAAGGAGGCTGATGTCTTTTTGATTGAGCGCGCTGAGCCTGGTGGTCGTTCTGTGCTTTTGGCAGCGAAGCGCTATCGCGGCTCAGAGACGAGCGACTTTCGGCGGTCATCTCAATACACCGAGGGGCGACGCACTCGTCGTTCGCGAGACGCGCGTGCTCTGCAGAAGAAGTCGACCTATGGTCGAGCGCTCTCGGCGGGGCTGTGGGCTGGTGCCGAGTTTTCGGCGCTGAGTACGCTCTACCAGCTGGGCGCTCCGGTGCCGTATCCGGTGCAAGTGGACAACACCGAAGTGCTCATGGAGTTCATCGGCGATGGGCACGTTGCGGCTCCGCGCTTGGCTGCCGTTCGTGCGGATCCGAGGACAATTACAGACCTCTGGGCACAGGTAGTCGAACTCATGCGGGTGTTCGCGCGCGCTGGCTTCGCGCATGGAGATCTGTCTCCGTACAACCTGCTGGTTCACGCGGGGCGAGTGATGGTGATTGACGTGCCGCAGATTGTCGACATTGTCAGCAATCCGCAGGGCATCGAGTTGCTCGAGCGCGACTGCCACAACGTGTGTTCGTGGTTTCTTCGGCACGGTGTCGAGTGCGATCCTGCGGAGCTGGCGGGGGAGTTGGTCGCCGAGGCCTTCGGGCGGTAG
- a CDS encoding 4-diphosphocytidyl-2C-methyl-D-erythritol kinase, with protein MSEATNSTPSDRDVLEGTGRHPDEWFAFLDMAGATKWQHAEFLSWFEANAAHVSTEWAESVTARYAAIRGLTISR; from the coding sequence ATGTCGGAAGCAACGAACAGCACCCCCAGTGACCGTGACGTTCTGGAAGGAACGGGACGGCATCCCGATGAATGGTTTGCCTTTCTCGACATGGCGGGCGCAACGAAGTGGCAGCACGCCGAATTCCTGAGCTGGTTCGAAGCTAATGCCGCTCACGTGAGCACCGAGTGGGCAGAGTCGGTCACCGCACGCTATGCGGCGATTCGTGGGCTGACTATTTCCCGGTGA
- a CDS encoding 4-(cytidine 5'-diphospho)-2-C-methyl-D-erythritol kinase, translating to MTTAPAASTMVHARAPGKVNVFLKVGSLLDDGYHDVAIAYQALSLCEDVRAFHADDFSVSITGTVNLSGVPTDGSNIAIKAARLLARRTGYRGGVRLEIDKHVPVTGGMGGGSADAAATLLACDALWGTGVTREAMLGLAAELGADVPFALTGGTAIGTGRGDQLSPALAKGQFQWVLALADFGLSTPEVYTELDLHRQRHSQDIFPAEAAPWVDADVLQALRAGDPHMLAECLHNDLQAPALKLQPSLAGVIELGEKNGALAGVVSGSGPTVAFLAADLDSALELQIALSAAQMNVVRATGPVHGARIINA from the coding sequence ATGACTACCGCTCCGGCAGCCTCCACAATGGTTCACGCTCGTGCCCCAGGCAAAGTCAACGTGTTTCTCAAAGTGGGCTCACTGCTCGACGATGGCTATCACGATGTTGCGATTGCCTATCAGGCACTGTCTCTCTGTGAAGATGTGCGGGCATTCCACGCCGACGACTTCTCCGTTTCGATTACCGGAACAGTCAATCTTTCCGGTGTTCCCACTGACGGATCGAACATTGCGATTAAGGCGGCACGACTATTGGCTCGTCGCACGGGTTACCGCGGCGGGGTGCGACTCGAGATCGATAAGCACGTGCCGGTCACCGGTGGCATGGGCGGCGGATCAGCGGATGCCGCAGCGACACTTTTGGCGTGTGACGCGCTGTGGGGCACAGGAGTCACTCGCGAGGCAATGTTGGGGCTGGCTGCAGAGCTCGGCGCCGACGTGCCGTTTGCGCTCACCGGCGGAACAGCGATTGGAACAGGTCGTGGCGACCAGCTCAGCCCGGCTCTCGCCAAGGGCCAGTTCCAGTGGGTGTTGGCGCTCGCCGACTTCGGGCTCTCCACCCCGGAGGTCTATACCGAACTCGATCTGCACCGCCAGCGTCACTCTCAAGATATTTTTCCGGCCGAGGCTGCGCCGTGGGTCGACGCTGACGTGTTGCAGGCTTTGCGGGCCGGAGATCCGCACATGCTCGCTGAGTGCCTCCACAACGATCTCCAAGCTCCCGCGCTCAAGTTGCAACCGTCGCTCGCTGGCGTGATTGAACTTGGCGAAAAGAACGGTGCCCTTGCGGGCGTCGTTTCAGGTTCGGGGCCCACGGTGGCGTTCCTCGCGGCTGACCTTGATTCGGCTCTCGAACTGCAGATTGCCCTCAGCGCAGCGCAAATGAATGTGGTGCGAGCAACCGGTCCAGTTCACGGGGCGCGAATCATTAACGCCTAA
- a CDS encoding ABC-F family ATP-binding cassette domain-containing protein, whose protein sequence is MAHLLGAESLHLEFPTRVIFDNVTIGLDEGDRIGIVGRNGDGKTTLMRMLSGKLDPDEGRVTRRNGVTLGMLDQADELDGTKTVHETVIGDIDEHVWAGDPKVRDVIAGLAADIPWEAKVGDLSGGQRRRVALAALLIGDWDVIFLDEPTNHLDVEGISWLANHLKRRWGTNAGGLLVVTHDRWFLDEICTATWEVHDRLIEPFEGGYAAYILQRVERDRMAAASESKRQNLMRKELAWLRRGAPARSTKPKFRIDAANELIENEPPARDSVSLSSMAMQRLGKDVVDLEDVTVTYQVTDPASGAAGEKTVLKDVTWRIAPGERTGILGVNGAGKSTLLSLVSGTLLPTKGRVKRGKTIKVATLTQQLAELEDIWNERVSTVIGRHKSTYVTGGKEMTPTQMLERVGFTSTQLSTPVKDLSGGQKRRLQLLLILLSEPNVLILDEPTNDLDTDMLAAIEDLLDTYPGTLLVVSHDRYLLERVTDQQYAVMEGSFRHLPRGVDQYLELRTQQLKGSTGASGAAAGAPDATAAKAKPKLGGAELRTSQKEHAAAGRKIAKLQGQIAELHQRMAAHDQSDFAGLGALVGEQQALQEALDTVETRWLELDELLA, encoded by the coding sequence ATGGCACACCTTCTTGGCGCTGAGTCCCTTCATCTTGAATTTCCGACCCGCGTAATCTTCGACAATGTCACCATCGGCCTCGACGAGGGCGACCGTATCGGCATCGTCGGTCGCAACGGTGACGGCAAAACCACCCTTATGCGGATGCTCTCGGGCAAGCTCGACCCCGACGAGGGGCGAGTAACCAGACGCAACGGCGTCACTCTCGGCATGCTCGATCAGGCCGATGAGCTTGATGGCACCAAGACGGTGCACGAGACCGTTATTGGCGACATTGATGAGCACGTGTGGGCGGGCGACCCCAAGGTTCGCGACGTCATCGCGGGCCTCGCGGCCGACATCCCGTGGGAAGCCAAAGTTGGCGACCTTTCCGGTGGTCAGCGTCGCCGGGTTGCTCTTGCTGCTCTCCTGATTGGTGACTGGGATGTCATCTTCTTGGATGAGCCCACTAACCACCTCGACGTCGAAGGTATTTCGTGGCTTGCGAACCATCTCAAGCGCCGCTGGGGCACTAATGCCGGTGGGCTGCTGGTCGTTACTCACGACCGGTGGTTCCTCGATGAGATTTGTACCGCAACGTGGGAGGTGCACGATCGCCTGATCGAGCCTTTCGAGGGCGGTTATGCGGCCTACATTTTGCAGCGTGTTGAGCGTGACCGCATGGCGGCCGCATCCGAGTCGAAGCGTCAAAACCTCATGCGCAAAGAGCTGGCGTGGTTGCGCCGCGGTGCTCCCGCGCGTTCAACGAAGCCCAAGTTCCGCATCGATGCAGCCAACGAACTCATCGAGAACGAGCCGCCCGCCCGCGATAGCGTTTCGCTGTCGTCGATGGCGATGCAGCGTCTCGGCAAGGATGTGGTTGACCTCGAAGACGTCACCGTCACCTATCAGGTCACGGATCCCGCCTCCGGAGCCGCGGGCGAGAAGACTGTACTGAAAGACGTCACGTGGCGCATCGCTCCTGGTGAGCGCACCGGCATCCTCGGCGTCAACGGCGCCGGAAAGTCGACGCTGCTGTCGCTCGTCTCGGGAACCCTGTTGCCCACCAAGGGTCGCGTCAAGCGCGGTAAGACCATCAAGGTCGCCACGCTCACGCAGCAGCTTGCTGAGCTAGAAGACATTTGGAACGAGCGCGTCAGTACCGTCATCGGTCGCCACAAGAGCACCTATGTCACGGGCGGCAAGGAGATGACGCCGACCCAGATGCTGGAGCGCGTTGGTTTCACAAGCACGCAGCTCTCCACCCCGGTAAAAGACTTGTCTGGTGGGCAGAAGCGTCGCCTCCAGTTGCTGCTCATTTTGCTCTCCGAGCCGAACGTGCTGATTCTCGATGAGCCCACTAACGACCTCGACACCGACATGCTTGCGGCGATCGAAGACCTTCTCGACACCTACCCCGGCACGCTGCTCGTCGTGAGCCACGACCGGTACTTGCTCGAGCGCGTCACCGACCAGCAGTATGCCGTCATGGAGGGCAGCTTCCGCCACCTTCCGCGCGGTGTTGACCAGTACCTCGAATTGCGCACGCAGCAGCTCAAGGGCTCCACTGGTGCTAGCGGCGCTGCCGCCGGTGCTCCGGATGCCACGGCCGCCAAGGCGAAGCCCAAGCTGGGTGGTGCCGAACTGCGCACCTCGCAAAAGGAGCACGCTGCTGCCGGTCGCAAGATCGCCAAGCTGCAGGGGCAGATCGCTGAGCTTCACCAGCGCATGGCCGCTCACGACCAGTCAGACTTTGCTGGGTTGGGTGCCCTCGTCGGCGAGCAGCAGGCGCTGCAAGAGGCGCTCGACACCGTTGAGACACGCTGGCTCGAACTCGACGAACTGCTCGCTTAG
- a CDS encoding cell wall metabolism sensor histidine kinase WalK, producing MILNPSELLYILAIAAACTAVVMLMAMLVLRLGRRRSIAFQFTIVVSAAIVSIALTTVVVTAQMYLSAHDLQVVLWVVGISTLMSLVAALVSGRAVRREFTKLRRSIAQVGAGAVVTANANTWKEVAEVSVQLSDASQRLAAARDEIARLDASRRQFFAWISHDLRTPLTGISALAEALDAGAVDDPSDYLRQIRAQVGTMNRLVDDLFELSLIQSGTLTLRPENVELLDIVSDAVADVSQLAAARGIQISHAGVEGRMLWADPHELTRVVVNLLTNSIRYAPADSQILVSADERDDTSLVLSVLDQGSGVASEDLSHMFEIGWRATEARTPEHEANGSGGAGLGLAIVRGIVEAHGGGVNAENAPEGFRLSVALPTSAA from the coding sequence ATGATCCTCAACCCGAGCGAGCTGCTGTACATTCTCGCCATCGCTGCCGCGTGCACGGCCGTTGTGATGCTGATGGCAATGCTCGTACTGCGCCTAGGCCGCCGTCGATCGATTGCGTTCCAGTTCACCATTGTGGTGAGCGCCGCGATCGTTTCGATCGCGCTCACGACCGTGGTGGTGACCGCCCAAATGTATCTCTCGGCTCACGACCTCCAAGTCGTGCTGTGGGTCGTCGGAATCTCCACCCTCATGAGTCTTGTCGCGGCGCTCGTGAGTGGGCGGGCCGTTCGCCGGGAGTTCACGAAACTGCGTCGCAGCATCGCTCAGGTCGGCGCCGGCGCTGTCGTCACCGCCAATGCCAATACGTGGAAAGAAGTTGCCGAAGTCTCGGTGCAGCTTTCGGATGCCTCCCAACGGCTCGCTGCTGCCCGTGACGAAATTGCCAGACTGGACGCCTCGCGCCGCCAGTTCTTCGCCTGGATCTCGCACGACCTCCGCACTCCCCTGACTGGCATCAGCGCCCTCGCCGAAGCCTTGGATGCGGGCGCGGTCGATGACCCGAGCGACTACCTGCGCCAAATTCGCGCCCAGGTCGGCACCATGAACCGCCTCGTCGACGACCTCTTCGAGCTCTCACTCATCCAGAGCGGCACCCTCACGCTGCGGCCTGAAAACGTTGAGCTGCTCGATATTGTGTCGGATGCTGTTGCCGACGTCAGCCAGCTGGCGGCGGCCCGCGGCATCCAAATCAGCCACGCTGGGGTCGAGGGACGGATGCTCTGGGCTGACCCCCACGAGCTCACTCGCGTTGTGGTGAATCTGCTCACCAACAGCATCCGCTATGCGCCCGCTGATTCCCAGATTCTGGTGAGTGCCGACGAGCGCGACGACACGAGCTTGGTGCTTTCCGTGCTCGATCAGGGCAGCGGCGTCGCGAGCGAAGACCTCAGCCATATGTTCGAGATCGGCTGGCGCGCCACCGAAGCACGCACTCCCGAACACGAAGCGAACGGTTCCGGCGGCGCAGGTCTCGGCCTTGCCATTGTTCGCGGCATCGTCGAAGCGCACGGTGGTGGCGTCAACGCCGAGAATGCCCCTGAAGGGTTCCGTCTCAGCGTCGCGTTGCCGACCAGCGCAGCGTAA
- a CDS encoding response regulator transcription factor — translation MEKLPSVTIVEDDATVLSVVTEYLRGRGYAVTGMSDGIQARDALRGPLPDVLILDRMLPGVGGDELCRQARAASPQLPIIMLTALDAVEERIDGLEHGADDYIAKPFSLRELQLRVDAMVRRTRSSHVSSEPFALGQFRVDPAHRKILLDGHEMTLTTREYELFLFLLQNPERVLSRDDILREVWGWSFGEASTVTVHVRRLREKIEPEPRFPRYLLTEWGKGYRFTVKDAA, via the coding sequence ATGGAAAAACTGCCGAGCGTCACGATCGTCGAAGACGACGCCACAGTGCTCTCGGTCGTTACCGAATATTTGCGCGGTCGCGGATATGCCGTCACTGGCATGAGCGATGGAATCCAAGCGCGCGACGCCCTGCGCGGCCCACTCCCCGACGTGCTCATTCTCGATCGGATGCTGCCCGGCGTCGGCGGCGACGAACTGTGCCGCCAGGCGCGTGCGGCATCCCCGCAACTGCCGATCATCATGTTGACCGCTCTGGATGCCGTTGAAGAACGCATCGATGGTCTCGAACACGGTGCTGACGACTACATCGCGAAACCCTTCTCGCTGCGCGAATTACAACTGCGCGTGGATGCGATGGTGCGTCGCACTCGCAGCTCGCACGTGTCATCCGAACCCTTTGCTCTTGGCCAGTTTCGGGTTGATCCGGCGCATCGCAAGATCTTGCTCGACGGCCACGAAATGACGTTGACCACCCGCGAATACGAACTCTTTCTTTTTCTGCTGCAGAACCCTGAGCGCGTGTTGAGTCGCGATGATATTTTGCGCGAAGTGTGGGGCTGGAGCTTTGGCGAGGCATCCACTGTCACCGTGCATGTGCGACGCTTGCGCGAAAAGATTGAACCCGAACCGCGCTTTCCCCGCTACTTGCTCACCGAGTGGGGCAAGGGCTACCGCTTCACCGTGAAGGATGCCGCATGA
- a CDS encoding DM13 domain-containing protein, protein MRKTATSAAAILALSLMLSACSGAATDTSSSESTAPESSETETDTEMMHEELTGTFEGTSEHAVEGTVTVSDTEIVLSGYSSDEGPDLNIYLTNGNDEDAVAAGMQIDSVVFDEASQTFTFDAMDISGYDTVVIYCDKVKAIFGSAPLA, encoded by the coding sequence ATGAGAAAAACAGCTACTTCAGCCGCAGCAATTCTCGCTCTCTCCCTCATGCTCAGCGCCTGCAGCGGTGCAGCCACTGACACGTCGAGCAGCGAATCCACAGCCCCGGAATCATCGGAGACTGAGACCGACACGGAGATGATGCACGAAGAACTCACCGGAACTTTCGAGGGCACGAGCGAACACGCCGTCGAAGGCACCGTCACCGTGAGCGACACTGAAATCGTGCTCTCGGGCTATTCCTCCGATGAGGGTCCCGACCTCAACATCTATCTCACGAACGGCAACGACGAGGATGCCGTAGCAGCAGGCATGCAGATCGACTCCGTCGTGTTCGATGAAGCCAGCCAGACCTTCACCTTCGACGCCATGGATATCTCCGGCTACGACACCGTCGTCATCTACTGCGACAAGGTCAAGGCAATCTTCGGATCAGCGCCCCTCGCATGA
- a CDS encoding DoxX family membrane protein, with amino-acid sequence MNRALSLVASVITGAARVGLGILWLNEGLFKIKAGFDGGDIGLVVQSTASNNRVADGFEAFTATFLGGAPGFFGWAIPALEVGLGIALILGVLTFPAVLMSAVTLLSYWSADQLIEEYPIMLALSVVVAAFVVSASRISVTTIVEKLVLRTKPESRLFAAPVRRWL; translated from the coding sequence ATGAACCGTGCGCTTTCCCTCGTCGCTTCCGTCATCACGGGAGCGGCGAGGGTGGGCCTCGGCATCCTGTGGCTCAACGAAGGTCTCTTCAAGATCAAGGCAGGATTCGACGGCGGCGATATCGGCTTGGTCGTTCAAAGCACGGCATCCAACAATCGGGTGGCAGATGGCTTTGAGGCCTTTACCGCTACTTTCCTCGGTGGCGCCCCCGGCTTTTTCGGGTGGGCTATCCCCGCTCTCGAAGTCGGGCTGGGAATCGCGCTGATCTTGGGCGTGCTGACCTTCCCCGCCGTCCTTATGAGTGCGGTGACGCTCTTGTCGTACTGGTCTGCCGATCAGCTGATCGAGGAGTACCCGATCATGCTGGCGCTCTCGGTCGTTGTTGCGGCGTTCGTGGTCAGTGCATCGCGAATCTCGGTCACCACCATTGTCGAGAAGCTCGTACTGCGCACGAAGCCAGAATCTCGCTTGTTCGCAGCGCCCGTAAGACGCTGGCTCTAG
- a CDS encoding YeiH family protein: protein MNNAPAQTTFRRNIPGLGLALGAFGLALLISFLVPAIPTLTACVVLGILFTALPWRDSVRAQVKPGLTIAARRLLRIGVVLLGFKLSLVSIAELGWLVLGMIVAIVVITFFFTWGLGRMLRLPGQQPLMIAAGFSICGASAVGAMAGMTRAKESDTATPVALVTLCGTLAIALLPALRPLIGLDTAEFGMWVGASVHDVGQVVATAQIAGATALAVAVVVKLTRVAMLAPMVALAGIVVARGDRKAAAAADAAGTLEADSVDVKPAKRPAILPLFVVGFLAAVLVRTFVPLSDGFLEIASYGQELMLGMALFGLGAAISIGNLIRTGGRSLVVALVSWAFIALISLGAVEIARAAGVAALG from the coding sequence GTGAATAATGCCCCCGCGCAGACCACATTCCGACGCAACATTCCCGGACTGGGGTTGGCACTAGGGGCATTCGGGCTCGCACTACTGATCAGTTTTCTGGTGCCAGCGATTCCCACGCTTACTGCGTGCGTCGTGCTCGGCATCCTGTTCACCGCACTACCGTGGCGCGACTCCGTGCGCGCGCAGGTGAAACCCGGCCTCACCATTGCGGCCCGTCGCCTGCTTCGAATCGGTGTGGTGCTGTTGGGGTTCAAGCTGAGCCTCGTGAGCATTGCTGAGCTCGGCTGGTTGGTGCTCGGCATGATTGTGGCAATCGTTGTCATCACCTTCTTCTTCACGTGGGGTTTGGGACGGATGCTGCGCCTCCCCGGCCAGCAGCCTCTGATGATTGCGGCTGGATTCTCCATCTGTGGCGCGTCAGCCGTTGGCGCAATGGCCGGTATGACTCGCGCCAAAGAATCTGACACCGCTACTCCTGTAGCCCTTGTCACCCTGTGTGGAACCCTCGCCATCGCCCTGCTGCCTGCGCTACGCCCGCTGATTGGTCTGGATACCGCCGAGTTCGGGATGTGGGTGGGTGCGAGTGTGCACGACGTGGGCCAGGTTGTCGCCACAGCCCAAATCGCAGGAGCAACAGCCCTTGCCGTTGCTGTCGTCGTGAAGCTCACTCGCGTCGCGATGCTGGCGCCGATGGTTGCGCTTGCCGGGATTGTTGTTGCTCGCGGCGATCGCAAGGCTGCGGCCGCCGCCGATGCTGCCGGAACGCTGGAAGCAGACTCAGTCGACGTGAAGCCAGCGAAGCGCCCCGCGATCCTGCCCCTCTTCGTCGTCGGGTTCCTCGCTGCTGTGCTGGTGCGCACCTTCGTGCCGCTCTCAGACGGCTTCCTTGAGATTGCGTCCTACGGCCAAGAGCTCATGCTCGGCATGGCTCTCTTCGGGCTCGGTGCCGCTATCAGTATTGGCAACCTCATCCGCACCGGTGGCCGCTCGCTCGTTGTCGCCCTCGTCTCGTGGGCGTTCATCGCACTCATCTCCCTCGGCGCTGTCGAGATCGCCCGTGCCGCAGGAGTCGCGGCCCTCGGCTAG
- a CDS encoding MarR family winged helix-turn-helix transcriptional regulator, producing MPQRDEVDRIVEAWSRERPDLDFAPLHVLSRVGRLAKHLERARRSAFAVAGVEPWEFDVLSALRKAGAPYQLSPTALVQQTMVSSGTMTNRIDRMVSRGLVQRRTDPNDGRGVIVRMTASGRESVDGAITSLVHDETALLARMSPAEQERLSGLLRKLSLDGE from the coding sequence ATGCCCCAACGCGACGAAGTCGACCGAATTGTCGAAGCGTGGTCGCGCGAGCGCCCCGATCTCGACTTTGCGCCGTTGCATGTCCTGAGCCGCGTCGGCCGTCTCGCTAAGCATTTGGAGCGCGCACGAAGGTCAGCTTTTGCCGTTGCGGGCGTTGAGCCGTGGGAGTTCGACGTGTTGTCGGCGCTGCGCAAAGCCGGCGCCCCGTACCAGTTGAGCCCGACCGCTCTCGTGCAGCAGACGATGGTGTCGAGCGGAACCATGACAAATCGCATCGATCGTATGGTCTCGCGCGGTCTCGTTCAACGTCGCACCGACCCCAATGATGGGCGTGGTGTGATCGTGAGAATGACGGCGAGTGGTCGCGAAAGTGTCGATGGAGCCATTACTTCGTTGGTTCATGACGAAACAGCCTTGCTGGCACGCATGTCTCCAGCAGAACAAGAACGATTGAGCGGACTGCTCAGAAAGTTGAGCCTCGACGGTGAATAA